The sequence ACCCAAACAATGCTGCAGGTTATACCAAAGCACTAAACAAGTGAGGTATTGAAGACAAGtctttattctgttttactACTCAATTTACAACTATTCATGTTATAAAACTCTTGTTAAAAAGCTATTTAATGTAAACAAGGACTGTTTTGTGCAACATGTGCCAACCAATGCATGAAGTACAACTACAGAAACAGAATGGTCAAATGATTTCCATGGTAATTTCTACCGTAGGTTTCTTCTACAAAACAATTATATAAAGCATATATGCAAGTTTTCATAAAAGAATTCCGATCTAACTGAAGTCTGAAACAGGACAGAAGATAACATTTTACTGGGGTAAAGGAATGTCTAATTATTTCACACGTACAACCATTTCTGGTGCTATCTTCCCCTTGCATTTAAGCAAGTACTTAGATGTGGTGCAATCAAGCAGCTTAgtgatttctttcatttttgtgtttttttttaatctgcagtTACTCTAAAAATTACCTCTGGTAATAGAACACAGCACTACAAAGAATCacaagttttaattaaaagaaaacaagtcttAATCATACATACTATACACTTCATAAATGATTATGATATGGACACCCTGCTTCTCACCTATACTGATGTATACTATTATTTTTAGTGATCAGacttaaaaaaatcctttgcaCATTCCAAAAATCTACAATTCACCACTCATTATTCTTAAAAATcatcattagaaacagaaaagacaagataataaatatattttaaattgacaATAAGTTGTCTTGCCTTTGAGCTTCAAACCTTGTCATCTGAGGCTCATTTTGGATGCCCTATTAAATATACTAATTTCCCAGATGTCCAAgtcaattttttattaaaaaggaaaaaatcctctAGAAGTAATCGATTCAGTGCAGTTCACCTTTTAGCAGGGCACTGCTTCAAGTTTATCAAGCAGTGCACTCGGGACATTAGGTTCAAGTTATTGCTAGGTACGtagtacagaaatattttgttggttttttttacttctataaCAATAAATTGTGTGCTGTGATCACTGGTTAGAAAcctgaaggttttttttaaatttttaattggACTGattattcattttgaaatgtgaGAACTAAAACCAAATACTGTTTAATTGAtagaaatttctctttttttcagcaaCTCTTTACAGTAAAATCATTGATCAAAGTTTTTCAGGAATTGTTCAGTTGATACAATGGCTGCACAGAAGTCCCAATTCTAATACACTGCTTTGTAATGCTATGCAATTTTGTTCATATTGaaaatttttaacatttttccaGTCCCCTTGACATTTAGATGTGACCAACTATTTCAGGCTTAGTGTGCCAATAGCCGTGCATTTGTCACTTTGAGACAGGCCTTTCTGTGAGTTGCTGCTCAGAATTGGAAGCAGTATTTCCACCCAGCATCCTGGAATTGCTTATCCTTCCTGCTAGAAGAAACACACACTACTTCAGCTGGAGCAACCACTGGAACATGTTCTGAATAATCCACAAAGATTTACTTCAGAGCACTACAAACGCagaaatttcagtatttcccTTACAGTACTTCCCTTTCATTCTCCGTTTTAGTCAGCAGGGCCGGAAGAATGCCATACTTAAcaagaaattaatttgaaaataaccTTTTAAACAAATACAATCCAATTTAACTAAATCTCATTGAGATGATGCAAAAGGAGTTCTCAGCTTCCAGACTTCCTCATTTTATTACTATTGTTCAgtggtggctttttttccattgaagatatcatgagatttttttttaaactcataGTTTTAGCAGAAATAGACATATCgaaattacatttcaaaatacttaTCTAAACATTTTGGTCATTTCCGCAGCAGACAGTACGACTGTGAAACAAATATAAGGGGAAAGTAAAACTACAGTTGTCTGCTGCAATATGAGAAAGGCAGCACCATTCAATTAAGGACATCCTAAGACCACTTAATCTTACTGCACCTTTGTTCCTTTGAAAGGATGCTGGGAGCATCAGTTTGGACACAAGTGTTCTTACGAGACATTAGCTGAGTCTGGTAATCATCTTCAACATCAGTAGAAATGCAATTCTAAAGTAACACAATCATTTAATTGTGAAGTACTGAGTAGTACATCTTAGTTAAGCATTTGGTACAGGTAACTGATGGATGCACACTTTTATGAGTAAGTTGTTTGATTAAAAGGAACAGATTCTGTTTTCCTATAAAGGAATTTCTGCCACGTGTCCTTTTCCTTGATTTCTGTCAAACCAAGAGAAAACCTGCTCAAAGAATGGAAAGGATTCTTTTGACACGAAGCTCATCTTATTACTAAAAACAATTAAGATTTTTAGCTATGGAAAAAAAGGTACATTATTTCTATAACTGTAATGGAGTTTACATGCAGCTGTTCACAAGGAAAACCTGTGAAGGACTAACAGGGCATAAAAATCAAAAGCACCCATTTTAAACAGTTTGCAATCTGTTGTAAAACACACGCATGTTCCTAATGAAAGTCACAGCtgagtttaatttctttttagattGAGACTATGATCCCGTTCCCATTTCCCTAGCCCTACTCCaatcacatttccatttcatcTCTATCTGCGTTCTTGGTACCAACAACACACAGTAAATCTGCTAAGGAAGAAAGCAATTCAAATCAAGACTAACACTGCTTACTCTCTCTCCCAAAGAAAAATCTCCTTCGGGTCTGTAGGAGTTTTGTACATTTTGCAGCTCCTTCTTAAAGCTGAAGTTATACCCAGACTTTGAAAACAACAAGCTTCTGCAGTGGTAACGGGTAGGAAAAAACCTCAATGATTTCTTTGTACAGAGCTCAGCTTCCTTGATTTTCAAAACGATCACTTAATAATACCAATAAGTTTTGTTAAAAGTCctaaaaaatcacatttgttaAAAACTCTCCAAATATTAACCAATTTATTATGTTGCcatgaggaaaaacaagacaGTTTGTACAATCCAGGCAAATGAGGTcatatatataaacatttattgGATAACACAATTCAAGTTCTCCATCAGAACTACATACCACTCGTGTGAAATCCCtgaatttgattttcatttttatgtttccAGGTAGAAATGTTGCAGCTTGCATTTTGACAAAATACTGTATGATGCATCTTCACGTTATGGAAACAGGACTGCTTCTCTGGAGATTTTGCTCCCAGCAACTGATTGTCTTTGTGGTTTAAAACAGAACACTCCTAAggtttataaagaaaaagtttactttaaaaccattttcacAAAAAATCCCCCCAAAAATCAATATCCAAACTTATTACCTGAAATTGTCAAGTTACAGTTAGAAATGGTTGGGCTAAACGATACAgtttgacagttggactagatgatcgtatatggtcctttccaacattGCGATTCTATATTCCAAACTCAGTACTTTAGCCTCCCGCCTTCTCCATTttgagaaggagaaaggaagattgTTCTCTTTGGACAGATCTTTGAGATATACTGTCAGCAAGAACCTCTTTAGACCACATGCAGTGAATGAGCCAGACTGAATTATTTCAGCCAATGATTGCCATatgctttgtttccttgcaCTCTCTGTGGGTTCTCTGTTTTGAGATTTGAATCAAGCACTTAATGCCATCAAAAATTAATTCTAATCCAAAGTGCAAAGTTGGACTTAATCAGGATCAAGAAATGGAAAGAGTAGCAATGGGAGAAGCCAGTTGCATGGTACACTGATTCTGTACAACAGGTTTCACAGAAGACAGTTGATTTTGAAGGATATATTCACACACATAATTTATACCCAATAGGATGATTAGGTTGATTAGGATAAGACCTCAGAGCTAGCGGGTATTTTTAGATTTTCGACTTAAAAAAATTCATCTGTTCTTCCTGTATGAGCACAGTTATCCAAATCTGAACTGATCAAAATTTAATGTAACTGATCTGTGAGACTCCATCAGTCTACTCTCTaccacagcaaagcagcagctatTAGCGGATTGATACAGACTAAATAGGCTTGAGTATTTTTATGACTAGTCACTACAGTATCACTGGTCTCCTCTTCATCAAAGACCATAAATCATGCCAAGCACTTGACCATGAACGAAATTCACAAGACCATAGTTACTAAGTATGAGGAGATGACCTTTGCTTTTGCCTGCAAAGAAACCAGCCTTGCTTCCCAGTCTCTGGAAGAACTTCCCATTGATCACAAGACTAAGAGCTCTGGAGCATtgataggctttttttttttttttcctttgtaattagAAAGGTGAGCCATTACTTGGCTTGTAAGCCACACATTTAAACCCAAGTTTTAAAAACTTggcaatggaagaaaaaaatgtagcaagaacagaaacaagaataGAGGAGACTTCAATGCACAGTGCATCATAAACCATAAGCAGCCTCACAGCCTAAGTTTGTGCACAGACCTCAGTTTCCTCTGAAACTTCTTTTGACTTTGTCATAGTATACAttaattttattgctttgtattttattacaATATTTGTCCGACTTGTTTTCAACATAATTATTGAAATGATGCAATATTACCATGCTGGGGCTTTTGCTGTTCTTTAggtattcttgtttttttttggttgtttttttcccacttaaTTCCCTGAGACACTTTCAGGGTCCTTGAAACAATGAAGTAAGGAATGGGTGCATTACATGCAAAGGAAATCACTTCTGTGTAAGTGAACTCCTACCTTTGTTTTAGGAAGTTGAGATTTAGTCTGAAGTGTGTTAGAGTTCACATCATTTTCTCTGCAACTGTTTTCAGCCCCTGCAGTATCCATGATGCTGCTTCCACACGTCTGGGTATTATAGCCGCTGTCCACCTGAAATCAAGAAGCAGAGTTTTAAAATTGTACTCCAGTTTACCACCAATAAAACCCCTCCAATTTTGTAAGTGATGTAATTTGCATCCGATTAACACAACTTAATCCTTGCTATGTTCATTtggtgtggaaaaaaatatgcaagtgAATGGAAGATATTCTGAACATCACATTAAGCTCAGTTTCACAGagaagcaaacttttttttacctGAATACTACTGTTGTCGCATGGAATTGCACTACTTTCTGCAAGAGGTGACATGCACATGCGAGagttttctgaaatactgaaagtaATCCCTGTCATAAAGCTGGTCATTGGTGCACTGCTACTGCCAATTGTTTCTTTTATCCAAGTGTTCTCTGACACTTCAGCTGCATCAGCCATATCTACcgtattgttttccttcaaGCCTTCTATATCCTGATAGGATGACAACCTTTGATGACAAGCTTCCGAATGATCTGGTGTAATAGACACCGTTGCAACGACGAGATGTGTACCAGGTGCAAAGGTATCACCATCTTGCTGACAGAAGTTTATCCCATTATCCATTTCCGGAAAGCGTGCTTCTGCTGGAGAAGCATTTTCCTTGTCCTCATCCTCATCGTGACTTTCAACAGCAAATGGTATTCTAATGACAGAAGTTTGATACTGGGCAGTTCCTCTACATCCTCCAAGCCTCATTGGAGAACAGTTTTTAATAGGAGAACAACCATCTATATAAGGACTTCTTGTACTTGCAGGTGTCATTCTATTTGAGACAGAAGGAATATCTGGAGAACaaaatgcaagttttctttGGTCTGTGaatagtgaaaaacaaaacaaaaaccaacgTTATTGGATGGACTTACAAGTTATAGTCCTCAAAGCCTTATGCTCCTTACAATAATTATAGCCAGCTATACAGTATTTCACAGAGCACTGCCTCCTTGCTCCAAGGTCTTCAAGAACAATAATCATGGTAAAGGAAACTTTTTTAATCCAagttttatcactttttttttcctgttatgtaTTTTGCAAGCTATGCCTTGCATTTTCAAACAGTGATGCTCTATTCTGTTGACAATACTGTGTGTACAGGTTGCTTCTATGGCTTTTTCAGAATTAATGAATGTAAACACACACGTTCTACAGGCATGTATAATAAATTTAAGTGGTAATAAaattgtcaagaaaaaaaataaatgggaaaacaCCAATGCAATCCCTATATATAACAAACTGTGCTGAAATATTACAAGGTGAAAGCAAAATCATGCATAAACATGGCCTAAGTCTCTCCAAATAATGGATGAAAGATGAGTGGGGCAGATAATagggcagaagaaaacagtgccatccagagagaccttgAGAAACTCGAAaggtgggcccatgtgaacctagtgaggttcaacaaagcaaattGCAAGGTTTTGTGCTTGGGTCAGGGTAATCCCATATGTGCAGACTGGAAGGAGAACCCCTTGAGAGTAGCTttatggcaggggggttggaacttcttcacggtgagggtgacggagcactggaacaggctgcccagggaggttgtggagtctccttctctggagatattccagtctcgcctggacgcctacctgtgcggcctggtgtagggaacctgctttggcaggagggttggtCTCTATAatctctagaagtcccttccaacccctacaattctgtgattctgatgatccttgagtttccttccaacccatgccattctatgattgcatgATTTTCTAGAGCAGCAACACCAACAGCTGTTGTTTCTtcactaaaaaaataattttaaacaatcTTGACTGTCACGACTTGAAAACTGAAGCTAAACATTGTCCAATTAAAATGCTTCGGTTTGGGCCAAATAAAAACTGTGACTTGACTAAGTTCAGGTTTAAACCCCCTCTTTTCATTAAATCAATCCCTTACATTTTGTTCATTAGGTCTCTAttccttttttcaaataatCTTCCTAGGGAAATGTATCTACTTACAAAAACCAATTGTTTCACACAATTAAGATATTCCACTGCCAAAAAGTAAGTGTGCCATACAGTAGGAGACTGCCGGTGTGCCAAGCTGCGTGCCTTTCTGACTCTGAATGGAAAGGCAAATTCCAGAGCAGAACTGCTTTAATAATCAAATTATGTAAATCAAGAAAGAATAATACATATACAAGAAAACCATACCTGACAGTGGTGTATGTCTTATGTGAAAAGCAATGGGTGAAAAAGTAGGAGAACCATTACGTGCAGGAGACCCTTCTGGAAATGAGGGACTGGTAATACTTCCCAGACTGTAAGTCCTTGCTCCTCCCTGGATAGGGCTGGATGAAAACTGACCCTTTAAAAAAAGTATATCTTCATAATGTAGACTTAGACTGACATGCATAACAATCtctctaatttaaaaaattattatggCAGTACTGAGGAAATCTAATCTTACAAGAAGACAATCTGTCTACCATTAGCTTAGATACTCCAATTGCAACTTTTCACTTTATGCCAAATAAATTGTCACATTACATCAACTAAGGTAGTTTGTAAATACAGTGGATATTACTAATGAGCAGCCTAAACAGTACTTAATTCTTTGCATAGTCGATTACATCTCACTCGTACCATGATAGATGAAACCTGACCACTATTTATATTTAATGGAATCAATTTGAATTACTTATTGCACAAGCAGATAAAGTTTtcctcaagaaggaaaaaaaaaagggaaaaaaaaaaagaagatcttGCTTAAGAGAGTATGGTGCAAAAAAGAATCTCCAAACAGCATAACTGTGTTGTAGGAATACATTACCAGTTTTCCCTAATACAGACTTCTTTTGAGCCCTACTCTTGTTAGGATTGTGTTTTTCCCATACACGCTTCGTCTTCCAAACAGATGAAGCCATACCACCTAAAACAGCTTAGCTGTGCTATGGTTACCTCGATGTAGGATTCACTTAATTTAAGAAACAGACATTATGTTTTGTGTTGtaatatttatctatttatctgAATTCACTGGTCAatagagaggggaaaagagcaTATCTAGCACTGCATTCAGAGACCTATTCATATGACAAGTTATTTCTTCCACCACAAATGTTTATGGGGTACAAGGGATATAATTATATCCCTGTTCATATCAGTTAATATTTTAGACAGAGTTCATTGATTTAAATAGgtattttttccatgtaaatGTATCTTATGAACGAGCAGTTCAGTAGTTTATGTACCAAATCCTACATAATTTTCATAGCAGAAGGAAGTTAAAACATAATCCCTTCTATAGAGAATAGTAGCACACCATCATAtcttttttataattaaaaattagtTGCATTCTCTCAAAATTGTTGCTCATATAAATTGTtccaaaaatgtaattaaaaaaacattggCCTGATACTTAATCTCCTATAAAGCTTACTACAGAAATATGATTGTCTTGAGTTTGTCAGAAAATAGAATTGGTACAGCCTGCGGTAAAGAGTTTGTGCCAATGAAGTCACCTCCCATCTATCCCCCATCTGACTTACTGAACTAGATGTTTCCAAGGGACTTCTGCACCGAACTGGAGATATATCTATTGAGCAAAGCACTCCAAGTGGCTGACTACTGCATGGATTATGCAGAGAAGGGGTCACACATTCAGacatatttccattttcttccaaaaacagCTTTCTTCTGAGTGATGAAGAGCTCAGATTTTCCTGAGACTGATCTGCAAATTCGTCAGTTCTAAAATATTCGCCTAGAAATGAAGAGAAGGCAATTGTTTCCAATAAGGATGGAAGAAAAACTTCCACTGTGGAGGCATACATTGCAAAAGTAAAACATACAATTCAATTTACCAATACAGCAAGAAATTAAATCTAGGGACCTTTTGCAAACGAACATTTGTTACCATACAACAAATCCACTGTCTATCATAGTTCCATTTCTGACTATCATCTTTAATGTTTTAACTTGGAAGAATAGGTTGTTATACTGTATAAGACAAGACCCTTTTTCAAGTCTCTCAGATACGCTTTGATGGTCACAGACTCAACTTGAAGATAAAGCAGTTAATAGTTTACAACAGAAGATCGTATCAACAAAACTCATTCAAGCACCTTGCTCTAttctaattgtttttttcttgtaagaGAAGTTGTCATGAATTAATAATCTACTCACTGATGGAAGCATTTGTTAAGATCTAACACTAAAGTACTTTGTATAGTTCTGTTAAATAAGTTTGTAACACAACCTCAAATAATTTAACTGGCACATACAGGATGGTGAACTTCAGTACTGGGAGAGAAGCATGCAGCCAAACACCTCTGAACTGCCTATTCACATACACAAACTGTAAGCACAGGCCTTTCCTGTCCTCTTTCCTGCATGAGAATCCAACAGCAATCGCTTGAGATAATAGTTATAATCAGTCTGTTAATTCTGTAGTCTCCCTCTCTCCTCAGGGATCATGGCATTTTTGCCACCATGTAACTTCCAGTCACCTCCATGGATATATTGAAAGGCACAGAATTACAGCATAGATTtgcccaaggccaggctagGCTAGGAGCCTCATTGACAGCAAGCTGTGAGTAAATCAGCTCTGCAAAGATAAGTAACCCCCTacttgaaggggaaaaaaaagtttttctgctTGGTAACTTTCTTGTATTTgatgtttttactgttttcccaATTGACCTCCATATCACTCCACTCTCACCTTTATGCCTGCACTCTAATCATGTGAACTTCCTTAGGCATCCCAAGCAATATGCAGTAACTGACTACTTTTAAAACCACTTAACATTCCGTTAAAATTCTCATTCGTACATTAAgcaaaaacaagacaaaaatacaTCTTCTATTTAGATATCTATAATTAAATTTAGAAATTGTAACACATACATACCTAGGATTTTCTCTAAATTAAAATCTACCGGCAAAGACAGTACTGTCTGACAAGCAGCTGCaatgaataaaaacaacaaaattagcTTACAGTGAACTTTCagtaaaactgaagaaacaaaaatttgcttttaaattgcaCTGTGATAGAGCTATTTAGAAGTTACAGCTGCAATAAGAAAAACTGTTAATTAAGGCTAGGATTCTGATTTGTCAATGCTATACACAGCATATTCAGGCCTACAGATAAAATAGAGGGCTGCAGCATAGAGGCCTCTAGAGAGAGATGCTTAACTGAAAAAAGAACTCTGATGAAAGGCAGGATTGAAAATGAACTGGGAGAAAGATCAAAATACCCTGGAGAAAAAACTGCTTATCTAAAATGAAATAGCAGAAATCTTAAGACATCTTTTAAACTATTTATTTGGCAGAGAGAATAACCAAGATTCTGTTACTCAAAACAATTCAACACATTAAAGACTTCTTAAAACTGTAATTTCCCCGTAAACCCAAAGCTtatattcaatatttttaattcagaatatAGCCTATATATTTGGACTtgggaaaaaatgcattctacagaggattttttttttaacttctggaaaaaaatatatctaaacAACATAACTAAGTTACTATAGGAAACAGAAGAGTCAGTAGCAATATACAATTCAAGAATAGTTATTTCTACAtgaatattaacaaaaaaaattgattcCCCTTTTCAAATTAAGTAGTCCTAAAAAAGAGGTTATTACActtcaaagaaaactgcaatCAGACAACACTTTTTACTCACCATTGCTTTTCCCAGGCAAAGTTAGTTGTCTTCCAATTGGAGAAATGTTATTTAGATCTATGGCTGTAAAACAGGTAAGAAATTTAAGCATAAATTGCATATAGCTTTGAAACATTGCAGCATTAAGTTAGTGTACTTGATACAGTAGTTGTGTAGTTTATATAGTTGGATTAAGGCTTAGGAGAGATTAGAAAGGAATGCTAAAGAAAAGTTGGAATTATAACTGATTAACAGAATTCCAGCACCTTTCTGGAAGCTTTGTGAAGGAGCATCACTTTGCCCAAAACTTTGTCCACTCCTCTACCTTGGATAGGCTGTTTTCACGCAAACAGATCTGCAGAAAATCATGTAGTCTGGACttgaagacaaaaatgaacaaTCTACCACTCCATCCTTTGTATACAGCTGAGGAACAttcaaacattttgttttatcacTCACTTTCCTATGTTTAAGATTGTGCCCTGTGTCCTTTAATCAGTAATTAGTTATTTGAAAATTGACAAAAATACACCATACAGAAGTTGTATAGACTTGACAAAATATCCTAACAGTTTATCCTTAGTCaaaacttgcaaaaaaaaaaaaaaaaaagttaagaattTTCTGTCAAATACTACTTCATAGCCAACACTTGTCCAGCTTCTCATTTGCTCAGTACACAATCTGTAGGTTATGTATACATTAATACTAAAACCAAGTAACAGCATAAATTGAATAAGTTTAGTAAACTCTAGAATACTACATACACAGACAGTGAGAAAGCAGAGCACCAAGAGGACAACAGGATTTAACATGTCAAATAAAGCTATAAAGAAATTGAACTCTGTTCCCGTGTATTTATACTGATGGGAAAGCAGACAGAATATGAGAGATGGTGGAtgacctggggaactacaagCCGTTGAGTCTCACCGCTGTGCCTTGGGAAGATC is a genomic window of Meleagris gallopavo isolate NT-WF06-2002-E0010 breed Aviagen turkey brand Nicholas breeding stock chromosome 1, Turkey_5.1, whole genome shotgun sequence containing:
- the BORA gene encoding protein aurora borealis yields the protein MSECVTPSLHNPCSSQPLGVLCSIDISPVRCRSPLETSSSGQFSSSPIQGGARTYSLGSITSPSFPEGSPARNGSPTFSPIAFHIRHTPLSDQRKLAFCSPDIPSVSNRMTPASTRSPYIDGCSPIKNCSPMRLGGCRGTAQYQTSVIRIPFAVESHDEDEDKENASPAEARFPEMDNGINFCQQDGDTFAPGTHLVVATVSITPDHSEACHQRLSSYQDIEGLKENNTVDMADAAEVSENTWIKETIGSSSAPMTSFMTGITFSISENSRMCMSPLAESSAIPCDNSSIQVDSGYNTQTCGSSIMDTAGAENSCRENDVNSNTLQTKSQLPKTKECSVLNHKDNQLLGAKSPEKQSCFHNVKMHHTVFCQNASCNISTWKHKNENQIQGFHTSGM